DNA from Chitinophaga pendula:
GGATTGACGAACGGTGTATCTGGCGCAGATTACATCAAGCAATTTGACGCTTCCAAGTTCAAAACCCGTTTTGCTTGCGAACTGAAGAATTTTGATCCCACTAATTACCTGGACAAGAAAGAGGCCCGCAAGATGGACCCCTTCACCCAAACGGCTGTAATTTCTGCAGACCAAGCGGTGCAGGATGCTAAGATAGATCGTAACACTGTTAATGTAGACAGGGTTGGGGTTATTTGGGCGTCCGGTATCGGAGGTATGAACAGTTTCTGCCAGGAGTTGAAAGAGTTTCATCAGGGTGACGGAACCCCTAAATTTAGTCCCTTCCTTATTCCTCGCTTGATATTGGATATTGCGGCGGGGCATATTTCTATCCGTAATGGATTCCGAGGTCCTAACTTTTCTGTTGTATCAGCCTGTGCTTCTGCTACCAATGCTATTTTGGAGGCGATGTACTATATCCGTTACGGAAAGGCTGATGTGATGGTAACGGGTGGATCGGAGAATGTGATCAATGAGGCTTGTATTGGCGGATTTAATGCAATGAAGGCACTTTCTGAGCGAAACGACGATCCCAAGACGGCATCCCGGCCATTTGACCTGGACCGTGAGGGGTTTGTTATGGGTGAGGGCGCTGGTGCGTTTGTACTGGAGTCTTACGAACATGCGGTAGCCAGGGGTGCTAAGATATATGTAGAATTAGCTGGCGGCGGTGCTACCGCTGATGCGCATCACATTACGGCGCCTCATCCGGAGGGATTGGGTGCTACCAACGTAATGCGGCAGGCGCTGGAGGATGCCAACATGAGCAGTGCTGATATAGATTATATCAACGTGCATGGTACTTCTACCCCATTGGGAGATGTGGCGGAGGTACGGGCTATCCAGAAGGTGTTTGGCGATGATGCTTACCGGTTGAATATCAGCTCTACCAAATCGATGACTGGTCACCTGTTGGGTGCGGCCGGGGCGGTGGAGTCGATAGCGGCTATTATGTCTATTCTGCATGGAATAGTGCCCCCTACGATCAATCATTTTACGGATGATCCGCAGCTAGATCCCAAATTAAACTTTACCTTTAACAAAGCGCAAGAGCGCGAGGTTAGGGCCGCCTTAAGTAATACATTTGGATTTGGCGGGCACAATGCCTCTGTTATTTTCAAAAAATTTGTTTCTTGATAGTGTGAAGATACTCCCAGGGTTTCTATATCGCTTATTCTCGAATAAAGGTCAGCTGAATAAGGACCTTTACAATCTGCTTGGCTTCTGGCCTGGTAACTTCGCGTTGTATGAGGTAGCGTTAAGCCACCGGAGTAGCAAGGAGAAGTTCCTGGAAAGTAACGAGCGGTTGGAGTATTTGGGTGATGCGATCCTGGGGGCTATTATTGGTGACTATTTGTTTAAGAAATATCCCTATAAGACGGAGGGTTACCTTACTGAGATGCGATCCAAGATCGTGAATCGTCAGCAATTGAATGAGATTGCGATCAAGATGGGTTTACGCAAACTTACCATTTACGATAAGTACAATAGTTTCCTGAAGATCAGCCAGATCTTTGGTAATACGTTGGAGGCGTTGGTGGGGGCGGTTTATCTTGACAAAGGGTATAACCGTACCAAACAATTTGTGTACAAACGTATCATCATCCCTTACATTGACCTGGAAGTGCTGGAAAGTGTAGAGATGAACCATAAGAACAAGCTGTATGGGTGGGCCAATAAACATGGCAAGACCCTGGAGTTTGAGTTACTGGAGGAGCAGATGGATAGTGGCCGGCGTATATTTACGGTAGGTGCTGTTGTGGATGGTGAGTTGATCTGTAGTGGTAAGGCCTTCAATAAAAAAGATGCCAGCCAGATTGCGGCTTCCCAGGCTATTGAATTGTTGGGGCTGGCGGATAATAAGGAGGCTACTGATAAGTAGCGCTCCTCCCCTATGTTACTTTACGGGTTGTCTTAGAATTGTTTTCATTTTTCCTGGTGCCGTCTTAC
Protein-coding regions in this window:
- the fabF gene encoding beta-ketoacyl-ACP synthase II, which gives rise to MQPRRVVVTGLGALTPLGNSVQEYWHGLTNGVSGADYIKQFDASKFKTRFACELKNFDPTNYLDKKEARKMDPFTQTAVISADQAVQDAKIDRNTVNVDRVGVIWASGIGGMNSFCQELKEFHQGDGTPKFSPFLIPRLILDIAAGHISIRNGFRGPNFSVVSACASATNAILEAMYYIRYGKADVMVTGGSENVINEACIGGFNAMKALSERNDDPKTASRPFDLDREGFVMGEGAGAFVLESYEHAVARGAKIYVELAGGGATADAHHITAPHPEGLGATNVMRQALEDANMSSADIDYINVHGTSTPLGDVAEVRAIQKVFGDDAYRLNISSTKSMTGHLLGAAGAVESIAAIMSILHGIVPPTINHFTDDPQLDPKLNFTFNKAQEREVRAALSNTFGFGGHNASVIFKKFVS
- the rnc gene encoding ribonuclease III gives rise to the protein MKILPGFLYRLFSNKGQLNKDLYNLLGFWPGNFALYEVALSHRSSKEKFLESNERLEYLGDAILGAIIGDYLFKKYPYKTEGYLTEMRSKIVNRQQLNEIAIKMGLRKLTIYDKYNSFLKISQIFGNTLEALVGAVYLDKGYNRTKQFVYKRIIIPYIDLEVLESVEMNHKNKLYGWANKHGKTLEFELLEEQMDSGRRIFTVGAVVDGELICSGKAFNKKDASQIAASQAIELLGLADNKEATDK